A portion of the Natrinema salaciae genome contains these proteins:
- a CDS encoding glycosyltransferase, producing MASDERGGGDRGPDVSFVVPARNEADYLRGAVASLAALDTDYEYEVIVVDGGSSDDTPAVAREYGATVVDEGGSSIGAARNLGANRAAGEWLAFVDADTRVRANYLTELLGFAEANGLAAASSRCRITGPRRAALMAVTINQVFSRLERPIMPGFNCLVHREAFDAVGGFPDVPNEDTAFSRRLARRYPTAYCPTVLVESSGRRIADDGLTGTLWHYLRLDLERLRAEY from the coding sequence ATGGCCAGCGACGAACGGGGCGGTGGCGACCGCGGGCCGGATGTCAGCTTCGTGGTGCCGGCACGAAACGAGGCCGACTACCTCCGGGGAGCCGTGGCGAGCCTCGCCGCCCTGGACACGGACTACGAGTACGAGGTGATCGTCGTCGACGGCGGCTCGAGCGACGACACGCCGGCGGTCGCCCGCGAGTACGGCGCGACCGTCGTCGACGAGGGCGGCTCGAGCATCGGCGCGGCGCGGAATCTCGGCGCCAACCGCGCGGCCGGGGAGTGGCTGGCCTTCGTCGATGCGGACACGCGAGTGCGGGCGAACTACCTCACCGAGTTGCTCGGCTTCGCCGAAGCGAACGGGCTCGCGGCCGCGAGTTCGCGCTGTCGGATCACCGGTCCCCGACGAGCCGCGCTGATGGCGGTGACGATCAATCAGGTCTTTTCGCGGCTCGAGCGACCGATCATGCCGGGGTTCAACTGTCTGGTCCACCGCGAGGCGTTCGACGCGGTCGGTGGCTTTCCCGACGTGCCGAACGAGGACACGGCGTTCAGTCGGCGGCTCGCTCGCCGTTACCCGACGGCGTACTGCCCGACCGTGCTGGTCGAGAGTTCGGGCCGGCGGATCGCAGACGACGGGCTGACGGGGACGCTGTGGCACTACCTGCGGCTGGACCTCGAGCGACTTCGGGCGGAGTACTGA
- a CDS encoding NAD(P)/FAD-dependent oxidoreductase yields the protein MSEPTEPLAYEVAVVGGGPAGLTTALYTTRLGHRTAVFEKEGGRHAAVDHVHNLLGVSETVSGEELAAHAVEQLEHYGGDFYPDAVESVSQLDGGGDGPRFRLEAVHSTVDADRIVFATGFRDRSPEVPGLERFTGRGLHYCLHCDAYTLGDGSVFVLGHTESAAHVAMTMCNFTDDVDLLLNDREPEWDDETAARLEAHPVDRIDTAVVSADADESIDADEPPWLGGLSFADGTERDYLGGFAMYGSAYNADLAAELGCELADDGAIAVDENRQTSVEGVSAVGDVTHGQNQTTIAIGDGAYAGLAIHKDLRTFLKSLDELEGDGDGDENALEESVPGSRSDLRAQMRRVRELRTHPGLREPSPGRQ from the coding sequence ATGAGCGAACCGACGGAGCCACTCGCGTACGAGGTCGCCGTCGTGGGGGGCGGTCCCGCCGGGTTGACGACCGCCCTGTACACGACGCGGCTGGGCCACCGCACCGCCGTCTTCGAGAAGGAGGGTGGCCGCCACGCGGCGGTCGACCACGTCCACAACCTGCTGGGCGTCTCCGAGACCGTCTCCGGTGAGGAACTCGCGGCCCACGCCGTCGAGCAACTCGAGCACTACGGCGGCGACTTCTACCCCGACGCGGTCGAGTCGGTCAGCCAACTGGACGGGGGCGGGGACGGGCCCCGATTCCGACTCGAGGCCGTCCATTCCACGGTCGACGCCGACAGGATCGTCTTCGCGACCGGTTTCCGCGACCGCAGTCCGGAGGTGCCGGGACTCGAGCGCTTTACGGGTCGCGGCCTGCACTACTGTCTCCACTGCGACGCGTACACGCTGGGCGACGGGTCGGTCTTCGTGCTGGGCCACACGGAGAGCGCGGCCCACGTCGCGATGACGATGTGCAACTTCACCGACGACGTCGACCTCCTGTTGAACGACCGCGAGCCGGAGTGGGACGACGAGACCGCCGCGCGACTCGAGGCCCACCCGGTCGATCGGATCGACACGGCCGTCGTCTCGGCGGACGCCGACGAGAGCATCGATGCGGACGAACCGCCGTGGCTCGGCGGTCTCTCGTTCGCCGACGGAACGGAGCGCGACTACCTCGGCGGGTTCGCGATGTACGGCTCCGCGTACAACGCCGACCTCGCCGCGGAACTGGGCTGCGAACTGGCCGACGACGGCGCGATCGCGGTCGACGAGAACCGGCAGACCAGCGTCGAGGGCGTCTCCGCCGTCGGCGACGTCACCCACGGCCAGAACCAGACGACGATCGCCATCGGCGACGGCGCTTACGCCGGACTGGCGATCCACAAGGACCTCCGGACGTTCCTGAAGTCGCTGGACGAACTCGAGGGCGACGGTGACGGCGACGAGAACGCCCTCGAGGAGTCGGTGCCCGGAAGCCGGTCCGATCTCCGTGCACAGATGCGACGCGTGCGCGAGCTGCGGACGCATCCGGGGCTGCGCGAGCCGTCGCCGGGTCGGCAGTGA
- a CDS encoding pyridoxamine 5'-phosphate oxidase family protein produces the protein MSTVPATAERLLESEPLMAHLGTSVEGRPHVAPVWYRYADGVAEIVTTGRKLANVRRNPRVALSIQKDDAGQTEWMVSLLGTATVVEDEAETVAARRRINEKYDADPDAYAGNTLVRIDVGSATYRTY, from the coding sequence GTGTCGACGGTTCCAGCGACGGCGGAACGACTGCTCGAGAGCGAGCCGCTGATGGCGCATCTGGGGACGAGCGTCGAGGGACGACCGCACGTCGCGCCGGTCTGGTACCGGTACGCAGACGGAGTGGCCGAAATCGTCACGACGGGACGGAAGCTGGCGAACGTCAGGCGGAATCCGCGGGTCGCCCTCTCGATACAGAAAGACGACGCGGGACAGACGGAGTGGATGGTTTCGCTGCTCGGCACAGCGACGGTCGTCGAGGACGAGGCCGAGACAGTCGCGGCCCGCCGTCGGATCAACGAGAAGTACGACGCGGACCCGGACGCTTACGCCGGCAACACGCTGGTCCGGATCGACGTCGGCTCGGCGACCTACCGGACGTACTGA
- a CDS encoding nucleoside triphosphate pyrophosphohydrolase, producing the protein MAREYDKLVRDRIPEIIERNGEVPVVRTASDDGEYEASLVEKLREEVEEYAESREREELADILEVVRAIREVEGLSDRELRELRNRKAEERGGFRERVILERVES; encoded by the coding sequence GTGGCACGAGAATACGACAAGCTCGTCCGCGATCGCATCCCGGAGATCATCGAACGGAACGGCGAGGTCCCGGTCGTTCGCACGGCGAGCGACGACGGCGAATACGAGGCCTCCCTCGTCGAAAAGCTCCGGGAGGAGGTCGAGGAGTACGCCGAGAGTCGGGAGCGCGAGGAACTCGCCGATATCCTGGAGGTCGTCCGCGCGATCCGGGAGGTCGAGGGGCTCTCCGATCGAGAACTCCGCGAGCTCCGCAATCGGAAGGCCGAGGAGAGAGGCGGGTTTCGAGAGCGGGTCATCCTCGAGCGCGTCGAGTCGTAG